The nucleotide sequence GATTAACACAAACTGCTGGAATAGCTCGTCAAATTGTAAGACTCCTCCCAAAAAGTGTAGAACAATTACCCCTCATTTTGAAGGGTATTATATTTTCCACATTTGGCAAATTATCGTAATGTTCTTAAAATCAGATTTTTAAATACGGTTTTACAAAATCACCTACCTTCTTGGAACAGGAATTTGTCCTATCCTCCCTAACATACGTCATTCGTATGGCCATAAAACCAGTATTCATTTATCGTATTAATTGCATGAAAAAAATCCTTCTTTGTTCCGCACTCGTGCTTGGAATCTCAGGGATAAGCTTTGCCCAGGAGAATGTTTCCATCGGGCCCATTGTCGGCGTATCAGTTGCCAATTTGCGGGGCGACATCGCTAACAATGACTGGAAAGCCGGCCTTACTATCGGGGGCTTTTACAATTATAGTTCTCGAACCGGACTCGGGTTCAGTGGTCAGGTGCTTTATACCCAACTCGGGGCGCAGGTACTGGACAAAACCAACGACATCCGGCTCAATTATCTGCAGGTACCTTTGTTATTGACCTACTTTCTGGGAGAATACGGAAATCCCATCCGGCCGAAATTGTTCATCGGTCCGCATGTCAATTTTCTCCTCAACGCCAAAGACCGTAATGGAAACGACCTGTATGGAGAAAGCAATAATCGCAATTACAATCCCGTTGATGTCGGACTTACGGCGGGAGTCGGCCTGAATTACCGGATCAAAAATAAGGTTTGGCTCAACACCGATATTCGGTATGGCCTGGGCCTGGTGGATATCACGAAATCCAATTCCACCAGCATCATGAATCATAATATTGGCGTCAATTTGGGCATTTCCTTCCCTTTTGGCACCTATAACAAAAATACGGGTACCCTAAGAGCCCGATAAAGAAACGCCATATATCCATATCTGAAAGACAGAGAAGGAGTTCCGATTGGGCTCCTTTTTTTATTTGTGCTCCGTCTGAAAAGAACAAATCTCAAATTATAAGCCCGGAGATAAATAAACCAAACCGATTGGTATTGCTTTTCTATAGATTACACCTATAATTCAGGACTTTTCTGAATTCCTTTTAGGTAGATTTACTACGACCTTCACCAACCATCCAGGATTCCCTTTGAATATCCAGCAATTAGAATACATCGTGGCAGTCGATCGGTATCGCCATTTTGTGCAGGCTGCCGAGCACTGCCATGTCACCCAGCCTACCCTTTCGATGATGATCCGTAAGCTGGAGGACGAACTGGGTGTCAAAATATTCGACCGCGCCCGGCAGCCCATACTACCCACCGAAATCGGCGTGCGGGTCATCGCGCAGGCTCAGGTCATTTTACGGGAATCCGCCCGTCTGGCCGAGTTGGCCAATCAATACAAAGATCTGATGGCGGGTGAGCTCCGGGTAGGCATTATTCCTACCATCGCCCCTTATCTGTTGCCCCAGTTCATCCAGAATTTTATGGAAAAATACCCGGCAATTCACTTACAGATCACGGAGATGATTACCGATCGGGTACTGCACGAATTGAAAAGCGGCACGATCGACGTGGGCATTGTGGCTACTCTGGCCGAGGGAAACACCTTTCAAAGTGCCCCGCTCTACCGCGAGAAGTTGTTTGTGTATGCTTCCGAACGGATCGTCCTATACGAAAAAAAGTACATCCTTCCCGAAGATATCGATCCGAACGAATTATGGCTTCTGGAAGAAGGACATTGTTTCCGGACCCAAATTCAGAAACTGTGCGAACTCAGCCGAACCGGACCCACCGGCCACAGCCTAAGCTATCGGGCGGGGAATATCGAAACGCTGATCCGGATGGTGGAGCGCAGCGGGGGGCTCACCATCATTCCTGAACTGGCCGTCCTGGACCTGGTACCTTCCCGGCTGGCTCACGTGCGGGAGTTCCAGGCTCCGGCCCCGGCGCGGGAAATTCATCTCATTTATAACCGGGAACACGTCAAAACCCGGTTAATCGAAGTTTTGCGGGAGGACATATTGACCCACATTCCCGAAGAAATGAAGCTCAAAACCGAAAGTCTTCGGGTACTATAATTTGGGTTTGGCGGGTTTTACAGGGGCTTCAAAACTGTTGGAACCCCGGACTTTAAGCTTGCGGCGATAGATTTTGCCCCCGGCCGCCACGTAGAGTTCATTAAATTCCGGCCCTCCCAGAACCACATGATCGGCCTTTTCTTCGGGGGTAGGTATGATTAAATTGACCCGACCCGTTTGGTCCAGTACCTGCACACCCAAGGCGGTAGCCACATACACCCGGCCGTCCCGGTCGCACACCACATCGGTGGCCCCGGCGTTGTCGGCCGTATCCGGCGCATGAAGCCAGCCGTAACGTTGCCCGTACCTGAAGGTACCATCGGGCTGTACCTGGTACACCCACACCCAATGCGAGGCGGCATCCGTAGCGTACAATTGTGTCTGATCGGGTGAAAGAGTGGCTCCCCCTACCTTGATACCTGGGTTACCCACCAGTTTCGGGCGCACGGGGATGGGCGGCAGGCTGTCCAGTTCAGCCAATTTTCCATCGGCTCCAAAGCCACTGGCTTTTTTGCCTTTGGCATTCTGAAAATACACGTCGCCGGCCGTCGTAATGCCAATCTTATCGTATCCTTTGATCATTTCGCCCATGGGCTCCCAATCGACATTGGGAATAAGTACCTCCGTAAACATCTGGTTTTTGGAAGCTCCGGCTTCGATGGGAGTGGGCCAGCCTTTCCAGAGGTACCGCATGGCCTCGGGGAAAATAGCAGAACCGTGCCGCCCGTTATGCGCGCCGGTACCCCACACGTGATCCACCTCGTAGCCCGCAAACGTAAGCGCGCGCAGTATGGTCTGATTGGCCATCCACCAGTCGCCCGCGTAGATGTTCAGGTCGTTTTCGCCATCTTGCAGGAAAATCCGCAACGGCTTCGGTTCATACTTGCGGATCAGCGTCGGGTAGCGGTCGGCCCCGCGTAGCCCCACGTAGGTACCTATGGCGCTGAACACCCGCGAAAAAGCATCGGGCCGCTCCCAGGCCGCGGTGAAGGCACACACCGCCCCGCTGCTCGACCCACCGATGGCGCGGTCGTTGCCGTTTTTGGACAGCACGATGGCCCGCCCGTCGGAGGTTTTCTGCTTTTCTACTTCCGGCAGAATTTCGTCTAGAATAAAGCGAGCATAGGCATCACCCAGCCCGTCGTACTCGAAGCTGCGATTGAAGCGATCAAGCGCTTCGTCGGGCTTTTGGGACAGCACCCGACCCGGCGTCACGAACACGCCAATGGTGACTGGCATCTCTTTCTGATGGATCAGGTTATCAAAAACCGTCGGTGCGTTCCACTGAATACCGTCCTGATTGACATACACGCAGGCAGGTCGCTGCGGATCGTACTGCGCCGGGACGTACACCCAGTACTCCCGCCAGGTACCGGGGAAGATTTTGGATTGATCGAAGGTAAACTTCAAGATTTCGCCCTTAGGTACCCCCGGCTGAACCAGCGAAGCCGAATCGACGGGGTACTCTTCGAAGGTACCTTGAGCCATGAGTGAGGCCGAGCAAAAAGCAATTATGATCAGAAAGAGGTATTTCATATCTTTTGGGGTTGGATGCTGCTTTTGAAAGTCGGTGAGGTGCATTTTTTACCTGAAAGGTAATGATATAGAATTGGAAGTAAAAAGGTAGAAACCGAACCCTGGGCTCTCTTTTTTACCCCCTTTCGACAAAGCTCAGTATATACTTTTTCATGTGCTTATTGACGGCTATGGGTAGGAATAATGAAGTGGTACTAAAAACAGCTCAGACCATGCATCGGGAGACAACAATACAAAAAGTACGACATCAAAAGTACAAGAGAAAATAAGGAAAGTACCAAAAATTACTGCAAAACTTGCGTATATGCAAGAGTTATGCGGCACCATAGGGCGACAGCCACTATTGATGGATGAATATAGTCTTAAAGTAATTGCCCCAGCGGGGCCATCTGTTAATAGTTCAGGTGAATGTATTTTATCACCACCCCGGAGGGGTCGACCCCTCCGGGGTGTAAAGACTGGTTAATAAGGACATTTACTATTAACCGCCGACGCCTCTGGCGTGAAACTTAGGTACTTTATAAGTTAATTCACTCCTCTATAATAAAGAATGACAGAACAAAAAAACATATTCCTTGACAAAGATTTAAGATGCGGTGGCTTCTATGAACTTGCTATTCAGGTTTGCCCAAGTATTGACAATAACCCAATAAAACTCTACACTGACTTTATTTGGACACTTAATAATGTTTCAGGACCTTTTGACGAAGACTTTAATAGTATACAAACAGACATTGAAAATTTTCAACACCGTGGACTTATAAGACTTGACAATTTTGTCATTCCATTTACGACTTATAATGTTCGAGAAACAGAACCAATTGATATAGGCTTTAATTGGTTTGACATCTGTTTTTATACAGCAGCGATTGAATACGTTTTTGGATCAGAGTATCAGACTTGGACGGAAAATCCAAAAGTCCCAAAAGAATTGACCGACTTTTTCACCAAGACATTGAAAGACTTGTATAAAATATTTCCATTTGAACTTGCAATGTTAGACTTTGA is from Salmonirosea aquatica and encodes:
- a CDS encoding porin family protein; the protein is MKKILLCSALVLGISGISFAQENVSIGPIVGVSVANLRGDIANNDWKAGLTIGGFYNYSSRTGLGFSGQVLYTQLGAQVLDKTNDIRLNYLQVPLLLTYFLGEYGNPIRPKLFIGPHVNFLLNAKDRNGNDLYGESNNRNYNPVDVGLTAGVGLNYRIKNKVWLNTDIRYGLGLVDITKSNSTSIMNHNIGVNLGISFPFGTYNKNTGTLRAR
- a CDS encoding LysR substrate-binding domain-containing protein: MNIQQLEYIVAVDRYRHFVQAAEHCHVTQPTLSMMIRKLEDELGVKIFDRARQPILPTEIGVRVIAQAQVILRESARLAELANQYKDLMAGELRVGIIPTIAPYLLPQFIQNFMEKYPAIHLQITEMITDRVLHELKSGTIDVGIVATLAEGNTFQSAPLYREKLFVYASERIVLYEKKYILPEDIDPNELWLLEEGHCFRTQIQKLCELSRTGPTGHSLSYRAGNIETLIRMVERSGGLTIIPELAVLDLVPSRLAHVREFQAPAPAREIHLIYNREHVKTRLIEVLREDILTHIPEEMKLKTESLRVL
- a CDS encoding alpha/beta hydrolase-fold protein, with the protein product MKYLFLIIIAFCSASLMAQGTFEEYPVDSASLVQPGVPKGEILKFTFDQSKIFPGTWREYWVYVPAQYDPQRPACVYVNQDGIQWNAPTVFDNLIHQKEMPVTIGVFVTPGRVLSQKPDEALDRFNRSFEYDGLGDAYARFILDEILPEVEKQKTSDGRAIVLSKNGNDRAIGGSSSGAVCAFTAAWERPDAFSRVFSAIGTYVGLRGADRYPTLIRKYEPKPLRIFLQDGENDLNIYAGDWWMANQTILRALTFAGYEVDHVWGTGAHNGRHGSAIFPEAMRYLWKGWPTPIEAGASKNQMFTEVLIPNVDWEPMGEMIKGYDKIGITTAGDVYFQNAKGKKASGFGADGKLAELDSLPPIPVRPKLVGNPGIKVGGATLSPDQTQLYATDAASHWVWVYQVQPDGTFRYGQRYGWLHAPDTADNAGATDVVCDRDGRVYVATALGVQVLDQTGRVNLIIPTPEEKADHVVLGGPEFNELYVAAGGKIYRRKLKVRGSNSFEAPVKPAKPKL